The genomic interval CACCGGATAATCGCGGGTGCCAGTGGTCCGCTTCGCCGCACTGCACGAACTGAATCCGCCCACGAAAATGATCGACGATGTTTTGATACCAGGCAGGGTTCCACCATTTGGCCGTGAAGTCAAATTTCCCGCCCGCCATCATGATCCAGAACGGACCTTCGTGCCCCAGCTCCTGAACCTGAGACATCCAGCCCGTTTCCTGCTCGCTGAGATGAATATCCCCCTTAAACTCGGTCACAGGAATTCGCAGACCAAGCTGTTCCTCCAGGTATTGGGTATATCCATGCAGAAAGTGATACGGACGCGAATTCGACTGATGAATTAACGGATACTCCATCTCGATCGTTCGCACCGCGGGATCTCGCTCGTCGAGCGGAGTGACATACGGATTGTTTTCCCAGAGTTGCTGCGCAGGCGTCCGCACATCTGTCTGGAACTTGCCCGGATACGCCCGATGCAAGTCACGCACGGCCGCCGTCAAAGTCACGACATCACCCGGACTGAGCGCACACTTCAGGATCAACCGGTCATCCATGATCAACGCCACTCTGCTCTAGTACTTTCATATCGCTCTGCAGGCGAGCCTCCCCTTGTAAGGACAAGCGTGGCCACCGCAGATAAATGTTTTCGGAGTTCAATACACAGCCCGGCTGTACCCCTGTGAACGCTTCGTCCTATCGATTGCTCAACAAAACGCATCACTTGGGGCCAAGGCGACCGGCTCAGTCTTACCCTGTACGCCCCTTGCATTCGCAACCTTTCCCCGGCCTTTGCAGACGCACCCTGTCATCTTTTCTCTCCTCTGCCGAATCACCAGCCGAGGCTCCCCAAGTATCGACGGTAAAATGCGGCTACTTCTGCAAAGAGGCCTGCTCCGATTACGAAGCTACATGCAAGGCACCCAGCTCGAGTTTTGAATCCATCATCAAGAAGACTCCAAAATCCACAGGCGACCAGAAGCGCTCAAACGACATACTGAAACAGTCCAAACGTGCTCACAGTAAAGCGCAATGTACTTTCCCATCGCTTCCGGCGCGAATATGCTGAGTCGCTTGCTTCACTAATTTTCTCTCGACGCTTCTCTTCAAACAACTCTGGGGCCCCATCCTTATCAAACCGCTCTGCCGCTATTCGCCATTTGCTGTTTCCGTTACGCGGGAGAGGCCAGCCAGCACCTACATTCATAAGTTCAATACATAACGCGCATGTAATCACATAACACGACAAAACAACAAAACTCCACCGCTCACGCATAGCTCCGCCTCGGACGCTCCGGAAGGTCGCAAAGATGTCAGGTACTTCTTCCAGGATTTGGTTCCTGACGCCTTTTCCACTCTCTATTCAAATCATGTACCCGTCGACCTAACGACTTGCACAACCAGCGGAAGTGCCATTCATACCAGGAACTTTTTCGCGACCACTCTAGCTGGTCGTATCACGATTTTCGCCAAAGCAGATTAAACGCCATCCGCTTGGCATAACGAACTGTTCTGGCCTTGCCCATGGTCCAATCTGCTCATATCGACAGCCACGATCTTTGCAAAGCCTGCCTTTCGGGTCTGCATCATCGATCGACTCGCAGTGCTCCGGACAGGCAAATCGAAGAGGAACCTCGAACTCATTTCTATAGACACATCGGTCTGACAACAGTTCACGGGATCTAATTCCAGAACATCCACCACGGCGCCGCTCGATATATTGAAACACCTCAAAGCCTTTCCCTGTCATAATGTAACATCCAACAAGGTGCTCCGGATCGACATCGACCTTACCTTGGCCAATCAGTCTTTCCTCCGCGATTATATTCGCGATCTCAGATGTAACAGCTTTAAAGTACTCACGCTTCATGAAGCGAACCACCATTTTCTCCGCTTGCTGAAACGTCATTGCACCAAAGCGAACACCGCGAAAATAGCCATTGTCGGCACAAATCGAATGTGCAATCGTCGATGCGACATCTTCCGCGCTCCTGTAAAGCAGGGGAAATGTGTGAAGCAAAACCCAATCAAAAGGGCTCAGTCGCACTTCGGCAAGTCGACGTCTTATCGTACGATCCAACATTGATTCGATTTACTTTTGCCGTGGCTTAATTCTCAAGCTCCAACCTTCATTGACACTGCATCGCCATCCACCGACAGACCGCACCGGGTGAGATCGTAACGGTGTCAAGTACCTTCTACGCGCATTCACTCCTGACGCATTTCCCATTTCCCGAACCCTGTCGCACTTGATTCCATTCGGCTTAATTCGGCACAAGTCGCGAGAATTCATGCAACTCTGCCGCAACTAGATCGCACCTATACGGAGCAATAATTTGATTGTGATATGAGACGCCTGCAGTCTTGTATTGGGCCAATTTGGCAAATTCGCACGCGGGCATTGACGAACGCAGCCTGACAACATCGCCGTTGGAGAACCCCACATGGAACGCGATACCATCAGACGGCCCACCAACGAAATTGTGCATGGGCGTGCCCTGGGCTTCAATCAATTTTTCAACCGATAGATCACCCGGCTTCATCCAGTGCTCATCGCCTTTTTCCGTCTCAACGAAGACAACCACACTCTTTCTCAACCGTTGCTTTAGCTCACTATCAAACTCGCGATCGGATCTCGCCACAAACGCCGTCCCTTCCCCAACGACTCTCCAGACAATTGGTGCTCCTTGCGCTTCATTCGATAAATGCGTAAGTGGCCCCCAATAGCCAAGAAGCAAATTATCAGGTTGCGACCAGGACTCCGTTCTTTTCAAATGCGTCGGCTTCGGCACGACCCAATCAACGAGATGCCCACGCCAACTAATACAAGGCGTTTTATTATCGCTGCATTCAATATCGGCGAATGGTGTACCTATATCATGAAGCCACATTGACAATTGCCGGAACGACCGGCGCGTTCTTTCACTGCGCATCACACGCCAGCGATGTTCAACCGCAGCAAACGATAGAATGATCGCGACGGCGATGAGCGCGAATACAGTTCGTCGAGAGAAGTTGCCTGACATTTCTTTATCCGCTCAACGTCATTGACATCACTCCCTCCATCGGAATGATCGCAACGGAGTCAGGCACCTCTTCCTCGATTTGGTTGCTAACACCTTTTCACTTCCCCGAATATATGACTCAGCGAAATGTAATTTCTTGTAGACCACAAACAACACATATCACTATTGTGGCGACAAGTGATTAAATCATTTAAAGAGAGACTTCGCATCCAACAGCCACATACAGCCAACGTGCAGGCCAGCACAAATATCCCCAAGCTCTTCCGCACGCGATTAGTCTTGTTAGCCATTTCAGTTGCTCATGAGCACGGGGCAACTAAAAGGTGTCAGATACTTTCTAGTTGCCCTACTCGACATTCAATTCGGTGTGCCAGAAATCTCCCACTAGCGTGTCGCACTCGGATTTGTTGAATCCAAGTCTGCGCCAGCGACATGCGGACTTGTTATCAGCATCATCTAGCCCCTGAGAAACCGCCCTACGAACACGGAATTCGATTCGACGCCAGTACGCAACAGGGAGTTGCTTCCAAGATGAAATCTGCCAAGGGCGATCAAGTCCTTCTGCAATCATAAGTTGTTGCTTATATTCTTTCAGTTTAATTAAACATAAATATTGGTGCATCTCTATGATGCGATCCAGGTTCGCAGCCGTAAGCGTGAACATTTCGCCACTCGAACCCATCGTTTCATCCGCTACAGCATTCGCACTCTCCGGCAATTCGTCGCGGGGATCAAAATGAGCAACTTCGCTATACCTCTGCCAATCGGGAGTTGCGATTTGCTCCCAGATCATGCCACCTAGTGACGTTATCTTTAATGATCCATTTCGAAGCGGTGCAGTAAGATAGTCGTTTACCGATTCGTTTGAGATAAGATTGTCGTTGCTATCGACGATTTGTAACAACCCCTTTCCGATAAACGACACGGCAGTATTGATACGATACTCAAGAGACGAATTCGGTATCCGAAGGTTGACATGTTCAGACAAGACGCGATAGTCACAGAAAAAGAATCGCATCGAAAGAGGAAACCTCCAGACCGCGTCCAACATCCAGAAACCAAGAGCATCAATTCGAATGTGCGACATGAGTCACCTCGACTGAATAGAACGTGAGTCGCCGCATTACATAAAAAGTAAATCGTCCAGATCTTCTGTTCGGAGCCCGCAACGACACCTATTTACTATTTCGGCCCCATTTGGACGATCCTCACACCTGTGGAGGCTTCGTTGAAGCCACGCCAGTTCCCCGTGGGGTCGAGAGTCCAGCATTGACCGAAGGTTGCGGAACCGATCGCCGTGTTGGAGCCGTTCAACGTTCCCCTCTGCATGCCCTTCAGGCGCTGCAAGCCGTCGTTGTGATAGAACTCATCGAACGGCTTTCCAGCGGCGGTCGCAACCAGGTTTTTTCGCCAGATGCGGTTGCTGGCTCGGTTATATCCGTACTGGATGCGATCCACATCGGCATTGGTCCCTGTGTTGTACCACCGGGAGTCGACAATTCGCCCAAACAAATCCAGCCCCCAATAAATATCCCCGGTCGTCGGATTATTGCCACTCGACGACCCCAGCAACGTGTATTGGATGCTGGGCTCGGGATAAGTGACCTGAACAGCAGATGCCATTCCCAAGTACGAGTAATTGACCAGAGTCGTCGTGCCACCATCGATCAGGCCGTCCACACGGCTGGCCGAATCATTGATCCCGCCGGACGTGCCGTAGCTGATCGAAGGTCGCAAAGGTGTCAGGGACCTTTTCCGCGATTTCGTTCCTGACACCTTTGCCGCCACCCGAATGTCCCTCCAATTCACCACCTCGTGTGGCCTCACCAGCCCGTTAGCCTCAAAGCAGGCAACCAGGGCCATCACTCGAATCGGTGCCCGGGACTTTGATTTGTTCATTGGAGTTGTATTAAGGCTTGTCTGCGATCCCTAGCTGGTTGTGTCTCGCGTTTCTCCAAAGCAAATTAAACGCCATCCACGTAGGGCGACAAAATGTTCTGGAATCACCCAGGGCCCAACCGGTTCGAACCGACAACCACGTTCGCGACATAACTGACTCTTCGGATCAGACCCTGAGATGGCATCGCAGTGCGCAGGGCAGGCAATTCTGAGATGAAACTTCAATTCATCCCGATACACGCATCTGCCGGCTAGAAGTTCCCGAGATCGAATCCCGCGGTTTCCATCTCGGCGACGCTCAATGTACTCAAATACCTTGAATCCCTTTTCCGTCATGATATAGAACCCGACAAGCGATTCTGGATCAACATCCACCTCTCCTTGCCCAGATAACCTCTCCTCAATAATTCTGCGTGCAATATCGGGCGTAATGGTTTCGAAATACTTGCGCTTCATAAAACGCGTTATCAGTCTTGCGACCTGTTGAAACGTCATCGCACCAAAGCGGACGCCGCGAAAGCATCCGTTATCAGCACAAATCGAATGTGCAATATTTGACGCGATCCACTCAAGATCCCTGCTATTTAGGACAGTAAGCTCATGAAGTAATACCCAATCAAATGCAGTCAATCGCAATTCAAGCAGCCGTCTCCTTATCGTACGATCCAACATTGCAACAAGTCCCCTTCACGCTAACGTTTTATCTTCCAGTCCCAGCCGGCATTTACATTACAGCCGAGTCCCCCAACGGGACCTATCGGTGTATCCTTGCAGCACACGCAGCAAATAACAGATCCGGATTTTGACTCTCGCACTGCATTACCCTTAGCATCTTTGACAACAACATTAAAATGAATCCCCCCTCTCGTCCACATTCCTTTGCCGGTGCGTTGCCCCATTGTCGTATCGTGCTCTTTTCCCTGGGGGGGGCCAACGCTAAGAGCGTTCCACGATTTGGTTCCTGACACCTTTTCCATTACCTGCTACCCGCGCAACCGTGTCGTACATATCGTACACATCTCGCTCATATGACAACATGAATACGATACCCTCTAGATGCTAAGCGCAGTTACAGCATCGAGTGCCACTAGCGTGCAATTGCCAATACATTGCGATTGCCGTACGGACGCTCCGTCGCAAAAACCTCGGAATGTCCGCAACGACGCCAGGTACCTTTTTCACGATTTGGTTCCTGACCCCTTTTCCGCTACCCCGCTACCCTACTTCGCTACCTCTCTTGGCTATGTCACCGCGGTAGCCCTAAAACAGTCAATCAAGCCACCCTGCGATTCAGTTACCCCCCCTTACTCCATGGCCTCGGCACTCTGTATCATTTTCCCGCAAGTTGGATCCTGACGCGTCTTCAATTCCCCGTGCTTTCACTCTCCCATCGAGACAAGAATGTACTGAGCGTCGCGGAACGCAATTGGCGAAGGGGAGTTATCGGCCTCAAATAGTCGATATTCTTGCTTTGTTAAGGGTCCAACAACAGAGTTGCTACTCAATAGTATTACCCAGTACTCTTCTTTAGACTTATCTGGCACGGTTGCGGTATCGTTTGGGTCACTAGGTGATCGCCTAATCATCGGATTGACGATGGCCGCAATTATCTGACGATTCCACCCAAGTTCTCGAACATTGCCCGCGATTTTCGGAGGCAGTCTATCACCTAATGTAACATCAAACTCGTGGCTTGACTTAACGCTCAACTTATAACCGCCGGGAAGATTGGCGGCCGTTTTAGCCAGCGAGCTGTCAACACATGCGGAACAGGTAAGCAGTACCGCACTAACAACGGTAAGTACACGCAATTGTGGCGGCGTGGGCAATATGGGCATTTCGGGATCTTTCGATTCGCAAGACGGCACAACTGTTTCCAGCACCTTGAGCACAGTAGTAACACATATGTGACAATGCGTATGCGATCTTGAAATCGCATAAAACTTAGGTAGACCGCGTGCCACTGGTTGTTCGGAGAATGTCTCTCGAGAGATCGCAAAGGTGTCAGGAACCTTTTCCACGATTTGATTCCTGACACCTTTTCCGCTACCCGGTAGTCAATAAAATTCCCGACGAAACCGGAATTTGCGTTAACCCCGAAATACGCCCCTGAAGTGCTCCAACTCGTGACCGCCGTTGCGGCAGCCGTCTGTGCCAAATACTGAGGGAACGTCGTGGTGCCCGTTCCACCCACGTAAAGCGTCCCACTGAGCCGCATCGCCGCATTGCTCGCCGTCGCGCCAAACGAAAACGTATTCGTCCCGCCAAACGTGTTGTTCCCGGTACTCACGATCGACCCATTGATATTGATCGCAAATCGAGACACACCACCGTTCACCCGCAAATCAAGAACATTCCCCAAAAAGCAGCTGCTCGCATTCATTCCCAGGCAGGTGCCAGACGACGACCAGTTCGTGGGGGCCGCACCATTGTTGATGTACACGAGCGGAGTCGACGTCGTCCCGGTCCCCGTAAACGGACTTCCGGTCAGCGCCAATGCCGACACGGACGCCGCACCATTGCCGGAAATCGCGACGGTGTTCGCGTTGAAGTCATTGGCCCCATTGTTCAAGGGGATGGTGACACCACTCGTCCCGACACTAGCGAGAGCCGCCGTACCAAACGCCGTCCCATGGAACGAATTGACCGAGATCACCCCTGCGTTCGAGATCGTCCCGTCACCACTGAGTGACACCGGTTCCCAGTCGGTATTGGTCGAATTCCACAAGAGCAACTGAGCATTCGTCGGGGCCACATTCTTGACCGCATGCCCATGAAGCGACTTCACGGTCGCGACACCAGACGCCACGGAGACGTCCCCTGAAAGCGCGAGACCGATTGTAATCGTTCCGGAACTCGTGATCGGTGAACCGCTGACGGCAATCCCATTTGAATTGGCAATCGCAACAGACGAGACCGAACCAGAATTCGCCTGCACCCACACTGCGGCACCAGTGGCCGATGACTGACGCAGAAACAGCTTTGACGGTGAAGTGGAAGTCTGTAGCCAGAACGAACCCGGATAGAAGTTCTGCGTCTGATCGTCACTCGACGTCGGACTGGTGGATTGATTCCAGACACAGCGAGGATTCCAGTCGACGAGCGACACAAAGTTGTCTTGAATCGCCGCCCCGCCCGCTCCTGTCGGTCCGCCATCAATGATTTCCACACCACGATAGTTTGTTAGGGTCGCCATTGTTTTGGGCCTTTCCAGCAGGGTAAATCGATCTTCAACTATCGACTGACGCAAGCACATTCATATCCAAGTGGCAAATACTGAGCGAAGAGTGAATGATCCGACTGGTTTGTGGTACCTACCCCATTCCAATGCCGATCTACTTCGCTATCTCTCTTGGCTATATCACCGCGGTAGCCCTAAAACAGTCAATCAAGCCACCCTGCGATTCAGTTACCGCCACTTCACCGCCCCCCCCTTACTCCATGGCCTCGGCACTCTGTATCATTGTGGAATCGTATACCCACTTTGAACGGAACACTCTGTTAGCATCCGTTATTCCTTTTTCTGTAAAGCAATCGGGATACACAGAAACGCTTTCCGACAGGTGATCTATAGATATGTGAGTATTAAACGCATCACTCGCTCGAAACACACTACCAAGCGAATGTACTACGCCGGTCTGAGGATCTGGGTCGCAGATGAGAATGACGACTATCGAGCGGATCAGAAAAGGGCGAACTGTCATTTCCGAATCGCCACTCTCCCACACGCGAATCTCAGAGCGATTAAACGCCGTCCCAAACTCGGCCCGCAATTGATGCAACGCACCTGAGATTACTTGTCGATCGCTTTTCTCATACAATTGCGCCCTGCCGGTTCGCACCAACACGAACCCGATTTGTGGAAACTCGGCCTCCGCCTGATACCAGTTAAAATGCACTCCCCACTGTGCTGAAAATCCCGACTGCCACGCCGTTTGTTCAGAAAAGCGAGTTCCGTCACGATATTGAATTGTATTAAATGCAATGCATATAGTCACAATTATAAGAAATGCCGACAGCACGAACACAGCGGAATACGCGACTTTTGTCATGGTAATGCTCATTTCGTGATTCTTTTCCGGCACACATGTGATACTTACCGGAAGATCGCAAAGGTGTCAGAGACCTTTTTAAAGATTTGGTTCCTGACACCTTTTCTACTACCACCGGCTAAATCTAACCTTGTGCGAAACTTCCATTCGCTACCTTCCTCCGGCTTCTGCCGGCGCACCCTGGCACCTTCTAATTTCCCAGTCAAAGTGGAGTTCGACCCCACTTCTTTTCTCGTTCATCCTGTATCTCAGACTCTTTAGGCCCTTCAAGTACATACCCCTTGAAAGCTTCTTTGCGAGACTTGCTCGGGGGTCTTGCCACAGCAGCAAAGTCAAGTAGCACCTGCAATGGCACATCTGACCGCAATCTCCAAATAGATCCGTCCGCAAAACCCACGAAGAATCCACCTCGCAAGTTACTAGACGGACGGACGTCGGCTGGAGACCCGACAAGCGAGAGAGCTGAGACGTCACAATCTCCAGGTTCCATCCAGTGGATTTTACTCTGATTTACCTCAACGACGAGTAGTAAATCTTGACGGAGACTGTCGACTCGCTGCCTAGGAATATCAAACACGGTGCCTTCGCCTGCAACGGCCATTACCGAAGCATAAGGCGTCCCGGCGTAACAGAGCCAGGCGGGATGTTGCATGCGAAATTTGGCGTATTCAGCGTCAGTCCATGGAGTCTCAAACGACGAATCGACTCCTTCGCGAGGAATATGCATGCAAAACGACGTTCGAAATCTCCAACTCGTACTTGGAGATCCTTGCAATGTTAGGTCGCAAAGCTGCGGCAATTCTTCGCCACATTCAATCATCCCTGACAAACATTGTCGGAACCGCACTGACCTACGTTCAATTTCATTCACGGTCTCCCAGTTTATCGCTTGCCCT from Schlesneria paludicola DSM 18645 carries:
- a CDS encoding glycosyltransferase family 9 protein, producing the protein MDDRLILKCALSPGDVVTLTAAVRDLHRAYPGKFQTDVRTPAQQLWENNPYVTPLDERDPAVRTIEMEYPLIHQSNSRPYHFLHGYTQYLEEQLGLRIPVTEFKGDIHLSEQETGWMSQVQELGHEGPFWIMMAGGKFDFTAKWWNPAWYQNIVDHFRGRIQFVQCGEADHWHPRLSGVIDLIGKTDIRQFVRLMYHAEGVVCPVTFAMHLAAAVETKHAKPKNRACVVIAGGREPSHWEAYPHHQFLHTNGALPCCDAGGCWKSRCQRVGDGDHKDHDLCVEPVKVREDLQIAKCMHMITPHDVIRAIERYYEGGALSYARASSALSDIGDDQRVERAYAGV
- a CDS encoding autotransporter outer membrane beta-barrel domain-containing protein; this encodes MATLTNYRGVEIIDGGPTGAGGAAIQDNFVSLVDWNPRCVWNQSTSPTSSDDQTQNFYPGSFWLQTSTSPSKLFLRQSSATGAAVWVQANSGSVSSVAIANSNGIAVSGSPITSSGTITIGLALSGDVSVASGVATVKSLHGHAVKNVAPTNAQLLLWNSTNTDWEPVSLSGDGTISNAGVISVNSFHGTAFGTAALASVGTSGVTIPLNNGANDFNANTVAISGNGAASVSALALTGSPFTGTGTTSTPLVYINNGAAPTNWSSSGTCLGMNASSCFLGNVLDLRVNGGVSRFAININGSIVSTGNNTFGGTNTFSFGATASNAAMRLSGTLYVGGTGTTTFPQYLAQTAAATAVTSWSTSGAYFGVNANSGFVGNFIDYRVAEKVSGIKSWKRFLTPLRSLERHSPNNQWHAVYLSFMRFQDRIRIVTYVLLLCSRCWKQLCRLANRKIPKCPYCPRRHNCVYLPLLVRYCLPVPHVLTARWLKRPPIFPAVIS